In one Bacteroides intestinalis DSM 17393 genomic region, the following are encoded:
- a CDS encoding tetratricopeptide repeat protein encodes MMKKILFFTFVGLLMALTSSGQTTSDTLQQANDSVTIGSHTEFSAAVQENSVTKAEGDSAYVKNDYASAIQIYEALLKEGEAAEVYYNLGNSYYKAGDIAKAILNYERALLIQPGNADIRANLEIARAKTIDKVIPVPEVFFVSWTKSLINCLSVDAWAKVGVVCFFLLLASLYFFFFSKQIVWKKIGFIAGIVFLVLVILANVFAFQQKNELLNRNSAIVLTPSVTVRSTPSESGTSLFILHEGRKVEIKDNSMREWKEIRLEDGKVGWVPASSVEVI; translated from the coding sequence ACTGTTTTTTACTTTTGTTGGCCTGTTAATGGCATTGACCTCTTCTGGACAGACTACATCGGATACATTACAACAAGCGAATGATTCGGTAACAATAGGTTCACACACTGAATTTTCAGCTGCTGTGCAAGAGAATAGTGTGACAAAAGCAGAAGGAGATAGCGCATATGTGAAGAATGATTATGCCTCTGCTATTCAGATATATGAAGCTCTGCTGAAAGAAGGAGAAGCGGCTGAGGTATACTATAACTTAGGAAATAGCTACTATAAGGCCGGTGATATAGCCAAAGCCATTTTAAATTATGAGCGTGCACTTTTAATACAGCCAGGCAATGCTGATATTCGGGCTAATTTGGAAATTGCTCGTGCAAAAACGATTGATAAAGTGATTCCTGTACCCGAGGTTTTCTTTGTATCTTGGACGAAATCATTGATTAATTGTTTGAGTGTGGATGCTTGGGCAAAGGTAGGCGTCGTTTGTTTCTTTTTGTTGCTTGCATCTCTTTACTTCTTCTTCTTTTCCAAGCAAATCGTGTGGAAGAAAATAGGATTTATTGCAGGGATAGTATTTCTGGTATTAGTTATATTAGCGAACGTTTTTGCTTTTCAACAGAAAAATGAGCTATTAAACCGTAACAGTGCTATCGTACTAACTCCAAGTGTAACAGTACGTAGTACTCCGAGTGAAAGTGGCACCAGTTTGTTCATATTGCATGAGGGACGGAAGGTTGAAATTAAAGATAACTCCATGCGTGAATGGAAAGAAATCCGCTTAGAAGATGGTAAAGTAGGATGGGTACCTGCATCATCTGTTGAAGTTATCTGA